In Centropristis striata isolate RG_2023a ecotype Rhode Island chromosome 1, C.striata_1.0, whole genome shotgun sequence, one DNA window encodes the following:
- the LOC131976693 gene encoding uncharacterized protein LOC131976693 isoform X2 — translation MTSDTDVSRTAEKTAERHPSTTMQDLDESDSDHSANRTGIIPCLVGYTDSEESPGPHTSSLQLNESCETWSLSSESELTLTDQDKQSIPRLRRTKSIQMKGRVDFDSDELYDHTSDDSGEEYIPKSVEDSSEDSDPCDIKTDQKITKLRFPNLGKTVDVRDGCLPVTELVHATLNPKRGRSSSRKEGTSGTRRRRRCSSSVPCPATQTSTGNLSEQSGGGDSRHRVLLDNSAHDLEQNLPDSTSSLGGVIDDLLSIPAVCKKEDGSRMYNKKQYCLYCKLGVIKMARHLERAHQDKSEVARAVSFPKGSKERRMHMEHLRNKGNFAHNVEVLNSGVGIPVPRKQPKDESQVQNFLHCAYCQGFFTKKVLWRHMKICKFKPSIPPKPGKTRVQALCGFAAPPPPGVKEQLWKLLNKMVRDDVYFAVKSDPCIMEYGEHLYNRLGYDPGKHEYIRQKLRELGRLLICSRKNTPLKMIQDHIKPANFMYVIEAVKDVAGYNSETDAYRCPSLALKIGYSLKKISMLVESRANVQSDYSAAKDARTFRSVYEARWNELISAASLRTLQESKWNTPQLLPFTKDVQTLHSFLDAQQEELFSQLSSETSPQTWAQLTKVILTKVILFNRRRSGEVSKIPVSAYLSHNPSDPQEEVNLALSDLEKKLCQHFRRIEIRGKRGRKVPVLLTPPVQAALDLLIRKRQECGVLPENTYLFARPSTLICFRGSDCLRHFAKVCGAKNPESLTSTKLRKQTGTLSQVLNLTNTELDQLADFLGHDIRVHRQFYRLPEGTLQLAKISKVLMALEQGCLAEFKGKSLDDICIDPEENVHLDSDQERDPEAPCEADDESDSPENATTTEYSETIGPDVRHTVNNAAPQQDTVTTPQARDHQKPLKGLKGRQPSKRKMWEKEEIAAVERHMMSFITTCRVPGKSDCDKCLSAEKTALRNRNWLAIKFYIKNRITALKKTM, via the exons GACTTGGATGAATCAGACTCTGATCATTCAGCAAACAGAACTGGAATCATTCCTTGCCTTGTTGGCTACACAGATTCTGAAGAATCTCCCGGTCCACACACCAGCTCTTTACAGCTAAATGAAAGCTGCGAG aCATGGAGTCTGTCTTCTGAATCTGAACTTACCCTCACTGACCAAGACAAACAGTCTATTCCAAGATTGAGGAGGACCAAGAGCATACAG ATGAAAGGTCGAGTTGACTTTGATTCAGATGAGCTTTATGATCACACCTCAGATGACAGTGGAGAAGAGTATATTCCTAAGAGTGTTGAAGATTCTTCTGAAGATTCAGACCCTTGCGACATTAAGACTGACCAGAAAATAACAAAGCTCAGATTTCCAAACTTGGGGAAGACAGTAGATGTCAGAGATGGATGTCTCCCAGTGACAGAACTTGTCCATGCCACTTTGAATCCGAAGAGAGGGCGCTCATCTTCAAGAAAAGAAGGCACCTCTGGTACAAGGCGAAGAAGAAGATGTTCAAGCAGTGTGCCTTGCCCAGCAACACAAACAAGTACTGGTAACTTATCAGAACAGAGTGGAGGGGGCGACTCTAGACATAGAGTCCTGTTGGATAATTCGGCACATGATCTAGAGCAAAATCTACCTGACAGCACCTCTTCCCTGGGTGGAGTGATTGATGATTTACTTTCCATACCTGCTGTTTGTAAGAAAGAGGATGGATCAAGAATGTATAACAAAAAGCAATACTGTCTGTACTGTAAATTGGGGGTTATAAAAATGGCAAGGCATTTGGAGCGCGCTCATCAAGACAAGTCCGAGGTTGCAAGGGCTGTGTCCTTCCCAAAAGGCTCAAAAGAAAGACGGATGCATATGGAACACTTGAGAAACAAGGGCAACTTTGCACATAATGTTGAAGTATTGAATTCTGGTGTTGGAATTCCTGTTCCTCGCAAGCAACCAAAGGATGAATCTCAAGTGCAGAATTTTCTGCATTGTGCATATTGTCAGGGCTTCTTTACAAAGAAAGTCCTTTGGAGGCACATGAAGATCTGCAAATTCAAACCTAGTATTCCACCTAAACCTGGCAAAACACGTGTCCAGGCGCTTTGTGGATTTGCTGCGCCTCCACCACCTGGAGTGAAGGAACAACTTTGGAAGCTCCTGAACAAAATGGTTCGGGACGACGTGTATTTTGCTGTCAAATCTGATCCATGTATCATGGAGTATGGTGAACATTTATACAACAGGCTTGGGTATGATCCTGGCAAACATGAATACATTCGCCAGAAATTGAGAGAGTTGGGACGGCTTCTGATATGCTCAAGAAAAAACACTCCCTTGAAGATGATTCAAGATCACATCAAGCCTGCAAATTTCATGTACGTTATTGAGGCAGTTAAAGACGTTGCAGGCTACAATAGTGAAACAGATGCATACAGGTGCCCCAGTCTGGCTCTCAAAATTGGATACAGCCTGAAAAAGATTTCAATGCTTGTTGAAAGCCGTGCAAATGTACAAAGTGACTACAGTGCAGCAAAGGATGCTCGTACATTCCGCAGCGTGTATGAAGCCAGGTGGAATGAGCTGATATCAGCTGCATCACTGAGAACACTTCAGGAGTCCAAGTGGAATACTCCTCAGTTGCTTCCATTCACAAAAGATGTTCAGACACTCCATTCCTTTTTAGATGCGCAGCAAGAAGAACTTTTCAGCCAACTATCCTCAGAGACGTCCCCCCAGACCTGGGCACAGCTGACGAAAGTCATTTTGactaaagtcattttgtttaacCGTCGAAGATCTGGGGAAGTGTCAAAAATTCCGGTTTCGGCTTATTTGTCTCACAATCCATCAGACCCACAGGAGGAAGTGAATTTAGCACTCTCAGACCTAGAGAAGAAGCTCTGTCAGCATTTCCGAAGAATTGAAATAAGAGGTAAAAGAGGACGAAAAGTTCCTGTACTTTTGACCCCACCAGTGCAAGCAGCATTGGATCTGCTCATCAGAAAAAGACAGGAATGTGGGGTTCTCCCAGAGAACACATACCTGTTTGCACGACCATCAACTCTCATCTGCTTTCGTGGATCTGACTGTTTGCGACACTTTGCCAAGGTCTGCGGTGCAAAAAACCCTGAAAGTCTGACTTCAACAAAATTACGCAAACAAACTGGGACCCTGTCACAAGTCCTTAACCTCACTAACACAGAGCTCGATCAACTAGCAGATTTTCTTGGACATGACATTAGAGTGCACAGACAGTTTTACAGACTTCCAGAGGGCACTCTCCAACTGGCTAAAATAAGCAAGGTTCTCATGGCTCTGGAGCAGGGGTGTCTGGCAGAGTTCAAGGGGAAGTCCCTGGATGACATTTGTATTGATCCTGAAG AGAATGTACACCTAGACAGCGACCAGGAAAGAGACCCTGAGGCACCATGTGAAGCAGACGATGAGTCAGACTCACCAG AGAATGCAACCACAACAGAGTACAGTGAGACAATAGGGCCAGATGTGAGACATACAGTCAACAATGCAGCACCACAGCAAGATACTGTGACGACTCCACAGGCCAGAGATCATCAGAAACCTCTGAAAGGGTTAAAAG GACGACAACCTAGCAAGAGAAAGATGTGGGAGAAAGAGGAGATTGCTGCTGTCGAAAGGCACATGATGTCCTTCATCACAACATGCCGTGTTCCAGGAAAAAGTGACTGTGATAAGTGCCTTAGCGCAGAGAAGACTGCTCTTAGGAACAGAAATTGGCTAGCCATTAAATTTTACATCAAGAATCGCATCACAGCTCTGAAGAAGACAATGTAA
- the LOC131976693 gene encoding uncharacterized protein LOC131976693 isoform X1, which yields MTSDTEVSTTAEKTAERHPSTTMQDLDESDSDHSANRTGIIPCLVGYTDSEESPGPHTSSLQLNESCETWSLSSESELTLTDQDKQSIPRLRRTKSIQMKGRVDFDSDELYDHTSDDSGEEYIPKSVEDSSEDSDPCDIKTDQKITKLRFPNLGKTVDVRDGCLPVTELVHATLNPKRGRSSSRKEGTSGTRRRRRCSSSVPCPATQTSTGNLSEQSGGGDSRHRVLLDNSAHDLEQNLPDSTSSLGGVIDDLLSIPAVCKKEDGSRMYNKKQYCLYCKLGVIKMARHLERAHQDKSEVARAVSFPKGSKERRMHMEHLRNKGNFAHNVEVLNSGVGIPVPRKQPKDESQVQNFLHCAYCQGFFTKKVLWRHMKICKFKPSIPPKPGKTRVQALCGFAAPPPPGVKEQLWKLLNKMVRDDVYFAVKSDPCIMEYGEHLYNRLGYDPGKHEYIRQKLRELGRLLICSRKNTPLKMIQDHIKPANFMYVIEAVKDVAGYNSETDAYRCPSLALKIGYSLKKISMLVESRANVQSDYSAAKDARTFRSVYEARWNELISAASLRTLQESKWNTPQLLPFTKDVQTLHSFLDAQQEELFSQLSSETSPQTWAQLTKVILTKVILFNRRRSGEVSKIPVSAYLSHNPSDPQEEVNLALSDLEKKLCQHFRRIEIRGKRGRKVPVLLTPPVQAALDLLIRKRQECGVLPENTYLFARPSTLICFRGSDCLRHFAKVCGAKNPESLTSTKLRKQTGTLSQVLNLTNTELDQLADFLGHDIRVHRQFYRLPEGTLQLAKISKVLMALEQGCLAEFKGKSLDDICIDPEENVHLDSDQERDPEAPCEADDESDSPENATTTEYSETIGPDVRHTVNNAAPQQDTVTTPQARDHQKPLKGLKGRQPSKRKMWEKEEIAAVERHMMSFITTCRVPGKSDCDKCLSAEKTALRNRNWLAIKFYIKNRITALKKTM from the exons ATGACCTCTGACACCGAAGTCTCCACAACAGCAGAGAAGACTGCAGAGAGGCATCCATCCACCACCATGCAG GACTTGGATGAATCAGACTCTGATCATTCAGCAAACAGAACTGGAATCATTCCTTGCCTTGTTGGCTACACAGATTCTGAAGAATCTCCCGGTCCACACACCAGCTCTTTACAGCTAAATGAAAGCTGCGAG aCATGGAGTCTGTCTTCTGAATCTGAACTTACCCTCACTGACCAAGACAAACAGTCTATTCCAAGATTGAGGAGGACCAAGAGCATACAG ATGAAAGGTCGAGTTGACTTTGATTCAGATGAGCTTTATGATCACACCTCAGATGACAGTGGAGAAGAGTATATTCCTAAGAGTGTTGAAGATTCTTCTGAAGATTCAGACCCTTGCGACATTAAGACTGACCAGAAAATAACAAAGCTCAGATTTCCAAACTTGGGGAAGACAGTAGATGTCAGAGATGGATGTCTCCCAGTGACAGAACTTGTCCATGCCACTTTGAATCCGAAGAGAGGGCGCTCATCTTCAAGAAAAGAAGGCACCTCTGGTACAAGGCGAAGAAGAAGATGTTCAAGCAGTGTGCCTTGCCCAGCAACACAAACAAGTACTGGTAACTTATCAGAACAGAGTGGAGGGGGCGACTCTAGACATAGAGTCCTGTTGGATAATTCGGCACATGATCTAGAGCAAAATCTACCTGACAGCACCTCTTCCCTGGGTGGAGTGATTGATGATTTACTTTCCATACCTGCTGTTTGTAAGAAAGAGGATGGATCAAGAATGTATAACAAAAAGCAATACTGTCTGTACTGTAAATTGGGGGTTATAAAAATGGCAAGGCATTTGGAGCGCGCTCATCAAGACAAGTCCGAGGTTGCAAGGGCTGTGTCCTTCCCAAAAGGCTCAAAAGAAAGACGGATGCATATGGAACACTTGAGAAACAAGGGCAACTTTGCACATAATGTTGAAGTATTGAATTCTGGTGTTGGAATTCCTGTTCCTCGCAAGCAACCAAAGGATGAATCTCAAGTGCAGAATTTTCTGCATTGTGCATATTGTCAGGGCTTCTTTACAAAGAAAGTCCTTTGGAGGCACATGAAGATCTGCAAATTCAAACCTAGTATTCCACCTAAACCTGGCAAAACACGTGTCCAGGCGCTTTGTGGATTTGCTGCGCCTCCACCACCTGGAGTGAAGGAACAACTTTGGAAGCTCCTGAACAAAATGGTTCGGGACGACGTGTATTTTGCTGTCAAATCTGATCCATGTATCATGGAGTATGGTGAACATTTATACAACAGGCTTGGGTATGATCCTGGCAAACATGAATACATTCGCCAGAAATTGAGAGAGTTGGGACGGCTTCTGATATGCTCAAGAAAAAACACTCCCTTGAAGATGATTCAAGATCACATCAAGCCTGCAAATTTCATGTACGTTATTGAGGCAGTTAAAGACGTTGCAGGCTACAATAGTGAAACAGATGCATACAGGTGCCCCAGTCTGGCTCTCAAAATTGGATACAGCCTGAAAAAGATTTCAATGCTTGTTGAAAGCCGTGCAAATGTACAAAGTGACTACAGTGCAGCAAAGGATGCTCGTACATTCCGCAGCGTGTATGAAGCCAGGTGGAATGAGCTGATATCAGCTGCATCACTGAGAACACTTCAGGAGTCCAAGTGGAATACTCCTCAGTTGCTTCCATTCACAAAAGATGTTCAGACACTCCATTCCTTTTTAGATGCGCAGCAAGAAGAACTTTTCAGCCAACTATCCTCAGAGACGTCCCCCCAGACCTGGGCACAGCTGACGAAAGTCATTTTGactaaagtcattttgtttaacCGTCGAAGATCTGGGGAAGTGTCAAAAATTCCGGTTTCGGCTTATTTGTCTCACAATCCATCAGACCCACAGGAGGAAGTGAATTTAGCACTCTCAGACCTAGAGAAGAAGCTCTGTCAGCATTTCCGAAGAATTGAAATAAGAGGTAAAAGAGGACGAAAAGTTCCTGTACTTTTGACCCCACCAGTGCAAGCAGCATTGGATCTGCTCATCAGAAAAAGACAGGAATGTGGGGTTCTCCCAGAGAACACATACCTGTTTGCACGACCATCAACTCTCATCTGCTTTCGTGGATCTGACTGTTTGCGACACTTTGCCAAGGTCTGCGGTGCAAAAAACCCTGAAAGTCTGACTTCAACAAAATTACGCAAACAAACTGGGACCCTGTCACAAGTCCTTAACCTCACTAACACAGAGCTCGATCAACTAGCAGATTTTCTTGGACATGACATTAGAGTGCACAGACAGTTTTACAGACTTCCAGAGGGCACTCTCCAACTGGCTAAAATAAGCAAGGTTCTCATGGCTCTGGAGCAGGGGTGTCTGGCAGAGTTCAAGGGGAAGTCCCTGGATGACATTTGTATTGATCCTGAAG AGAATGTACACCTAGACAGCGACCAGGAAAGAGACCCTGAGGCACCATGTGAAGCAGACGATGAGTCAGACTCACCAG AGAATGCAACCACAACAGAGTACAGTGAGACAATAGGGCCAGATGTGAGACATACAGTCAACAATGCAGCACCACAGCAAGATACTGTGACGACTCCACAGGCCAGAGATCATCAGAAACCTCTGAAAGGGTTAAAAG GACGACAACCTAGCAAGAGAAAGATGTGGGAGAAAGAGGAGATTGCTGCTGTCGAAAGGCACATGATGTCCTTCATCACAACATGCCGTGTTCCAGGAAAAAGTGACTGTGATAAGTGCCTTAGCGCAGAGAAGACTGCTCTTAGGAACAGAAATTGGCTAGCCATTAAATTTTACATCAAGAATCGCATCACAGCTCTGAAGAAGACAATGTAA